A single genomic interval of Planctomycetota bacterium harbors:
- a CDS encoding helix-turn-helix domain-containing protein → MPSKQVILQKFGSVVRHQRELRGWSQERLAAECKLQRTYIGSVERGERNITLANILRIAQSLEIRASELLELVEAKL, encoded by the coding sequence ATGCCTTCCAAACAGGTCATTCTACAGAAGTTCGGTTCGGTCGTTCGACACCAGCGTGAACTGCGCGGATGGTCACAAGAGCGGCTTGCGGCCGAATGTAAACTTCAACGCACATACATAGGTAGTGTCGAGCGTGGCGAACGGAATATCACGCTTGCCAATATATTGCGCATCGCTCAATCGCTTGAGATTCGAGCCTCAGAGTTGTTGGAGCTTGTGGAGGCGAAGCTATGA